In Desulfovibrio sp., the sequence ACATGGTGTGAAAGGGGAGATGCCGCAGCTCTGGAACCAGACCTGCACGTGTACCGCACCGAAAAGTCGCCCTTTATGGAAAAATTCCTGGGCCTCCGGCCGGTGATGTACGGGCGGGATGCGCAGGGTATGCCGGAAGTGGCATCCTTTGCAGCAGCCTGCGCGGCTCCTGGCATCAAGGTTGCCTGTGTGGAAAACAGCCACAACTTCGGGGGCGGCATCTGCGTGGCGCTCGAGCGGCAGCAGGCGCTGGCTAAGGCGGCCCGCAAGGCGGCAGTGCCAGTACATATGGATGGGGCGCGGCTGTTCAACGCTTCTGTGTCTCTGGGGGTGGAGGCGGCCAGTCTGGCAGCCTGTGCCGACAGCGTGATGTTCTGCCTCTCAAAGGGGCTGGGCGCGCCCGTTGGCTCGGTGCTGTGCGGTTCGCGCGATTTTATTGCCAGGGCCCGTCAGACGCGCAAGCTTCTGGGCGGCGGCATGCGTCAGGCAGGCATAATGGCGGCGGCTGGGCTTGTGGCCCTGGAAACGGGCATTGACCGGCTCATTGAAGATCACGAAAACGCCTGCCGTCTTGGCGCAGCGCTGGCTGCCTACGGTGAGTTTGTGCTCACTCCCGTGCAGAGCAATATTGTGATGCTGGATATCAGCGCTTCGGGCAAAACTTCGGAGTGGTTCGAGCAAAAGCTTGCGGCATTGGGCCTGCTGGCCAAGGGCATGGGCAAGGAGCATCTGCGGCTCACTACCTATCGAGGTATCGAGGGGCAGCATATTGACCAGGCCATTGCGGCTTTTCAGCGGTTTATGGAAGAAAATCGCGCCCAGTGGGCCTGACGCTGCCGGGTCTGACACAGCAAACAAAAACAGCGCCGGTTGTCGTTATGGCAACCGGCGCTGTTTTTGTTTGCTGTGCTGGCAGGCTAGTCCACAGTCAGAATGACGGAAAAAGCCTTGAAAAACACGGTAACAGTCTGACCAGCCACAAGATTGATGGGATTTTCAGGCCCACGGTTGCGCAGGGCGCACACCTGGCTCCCTTCGCTCAGGGCCACCAGAATTTCGGCCACCATATCGTCCTCTCTCACGCGTTCCACCACGCCGGTGAAGCAGTTTTCTGCCGGACGAGAGCTGTTGGGCGACAACTCGCCCCCCTGCACCAGTACCCACGGTGCCTTGATGCTGGCATTGACCAACTTGCCCTCATTGAGTGCCAGAGTCTTGCAGCTTTCGTCTGTAATAAGGGACGAAACGCGCAGCCCGCCTGCGGTGCGCAGCACCACTTCGACCAGCAGGCCGCTTTGCCGCAATGAGGTAATGCGCCCCTGAAAAACGTTACGTGCACTTGTTTTCATGGGTCGCTCCCTTTGCAGTTGTTCGCGCAGCAGGCGCTTGGCCTCCTGCGGGTCGCAGCGGACAATGCCGCTCTGGCCGGGCGCGGATCGCCGGCCCAGAAAAATATCCACCACGGGCAGGGGCAGGCCCTGCCGCCCCAGTTCAAGGGCACGGGTGTGGCGCAGTGAACGCGCGCTCAGAAGGCCCTTGGGCAGCCCGCAGGCGGCACCGCACTGTTGCAGACAGCGGCGTACATAGCTTGCGTCGCAGCGCATGAGTTCGCGGGTTTCAGGAAACAGCGCGGGGTCTTCAAGCACGCGTTTGAGGCGGCGGCTGATGGTCAGCGGCAGCGGCACCTCGCGCCCGGGGGTGTCCTGTGTGCCGGGAACCCGGATGACACCCTCCTGAAAATCGAGATGCGAGGGCATGATTTCAAAAATTTCCACAAGCCGCAGGGCCGCATAGCGCAGCAGCATAAAGATAAGCCACATGCGCAGGCGGGGCCTTTTTTCACGGGGGCCGCGGGCGGCGCTTGCGCGCTCCCACAGCCACGTTTCCACGGCAAGCAGTTCTCGTGGGCTGATGCGACCGGTGTCTTGCAGCAGCGCGGCAGAATCGCGGCGCATGAGCCTCTGGCGCAGCCAGGCTCTGTCTGCGGAAGAGAGCGAGCGCAAAAGCGCGGCCATTTCCTCACGGTTTTTGTTTTTTTCCATGCAGCATCCCGTCAGTTTTCAGGTCTTATACAAATAAAACCCCCTTGTTGTACAGTGTTCACGCTTTTGTGAATAAACGCGACTACATTGCCCGCGCGCATGGCTTCTGTACTGTGAGCGTACAAACAGCGCATCTGGCGCACGGAGGAACTTCATGAAAAAGACAGCTCAGGTTCGTGGGGCATTTGGCCGCATCGTACTCGCACTGGCCTGCGTGGCCCTGCTCAGTCTTCCCGCTCAGGCGGCGGAAATGACCGTTTCTGCTGCGGCCAGCCTTACCAATGCCTTTACCGAGATC encodes:
- a CDS encoding GntG family PLP-dependent aldolase gives rise to the protein MNTEMPFVDLRSDTLTVPTEVMRAVMRMAEVGDDGRVDAEGRGADPTVNRLEDCAADLLGKEAALFCPSGTMANLVALATWCERGDAAALEPDLHVYRTEKSPFMEKFLGLRPVMYGRDAQGMPEVASFAAACAAPGIKVACVENSHNFGGGICVALERQQALAKAARKAAVPVHMDGARLFNASVSLGVEAASLAACADSVMFCLSKGLGAPVGSVLCGSRDFIARARQTRKLLGGGMRQAGIMAAAGLVALETGIDRLIEDHENACRLGAALAAYGEFVLTPVQSNIVMLDISASGKTSEWFEQKLAALGLLAKGMGKEHLRLTTYRGIEGQHIDQAIAAFQRFMEENRAQWA
- a CDS encoding TOBE domain-containing protein yields the protein MEKNKNREEMAALLRSLSSADRAWLRQRLMRRDSAALLQDTGRISPRELLAVETWLWERASAARGPREKRPRLRMWLIFMLLRYAALRLVEIFEIMPSHLDFQEGVIRVPGTQDTPGREVPLPLTISRRLKRVLEDPALFPETRELMRCDASYVRRCLQQCGAACGLPKGLLSARSLRHTRALELGRQGLPLPVVDIFLGRRSAPGQSGIVRCDPQEAKRLLREQLQRERPMKTSARNVFQGRITSLRQSGLLVEVVLRTAGGLRVSSLITDESCKTLALNEGKLVNASIKAPWVLVQGGELSPNSSRPAENCFTGVVERVREDDMVAEILVALSEGSQVCALRNRGPENPINLVAGQTVTVFFKAFSVILTVD